A single region of the Chelonia mydas isolate rCheMyd1 chromosome 4, rCheMyd1.pri.v2, whole genome shotgun sequence genome encodes:
- the CENPB gene encoding major centromere autoantigen B: protein MPRSLSLKEKAQIVRECQRPGATQSQVAAKWELHRSVVCRIWQQKEKLLADYEAGQSNGCRKRGREGKAPAVDRALFTWLKEKRAQGARLAGPAVKEKARQLAASLGLNDFKASDGWFTRWKKRFNVACKKEQGGNQSAGKPASEQWQCENLPHILEKFSPADVYIADETGLYLKGLCDRGHGENNEKLEGGKAAKDRVTVLVCANMDGSDKRPLFMIGKLKRPRCFPEDFRKLPLNYVSSANAWMTGEIFINWLKKRDRQLCWQSRKICLFLANCSIHPQGVVLTNIQLEFLPPNATSLLQPMAQGVIENMKGHYRSKIANRINVALDVDPNADVQTVLKTVNLLDCVHLVAEAWRDVKPTTISNCFRKGKFVVPEEGGRDEDIAESDDPLTDVPLPVNMEKGDLVAAVAVDEDLLTFRELSDEELLGITARCSKARETRLC, encoded by the coding sequence ATGCCAAGGAGTCTCTCGCTGAAGGAGAAAGCGCAGATCGTCCGCGAGTGCCAGAGGCCGGGGGCCACTCAGAGCCAAGTGGCCGCCAAGTGGGAGTTGCACCGGTCGGTCGTGTGCCGGATCTGGCAGCAGAAGGAAAAGCTGTTGGCTGACTACGAAGCCGGCCAGTCGAACGGCTGCCGTAAGCGCGGGCGGGAAGGAAAAGCCCCTGCGGTCGATCGGGCTCTCTTTACCTGGCTCAAGGAGAAGAGGGCGCAGGGGGCACGGCTGGCTGGACCCGCAGTCAAGGAAAAAGCCCGTCAACTCGCTGCTTCCCTAGGGCTGAACGATTTTAAGGCAAGCGACGGTTGGTTTACCAGATGGAAGAAACGCTTCAATGTCGCCTGCAAAAAAGAGCAGGGTGGAAACCAGTCAGCGGGCAAACCCGCATCTGAGCAATGGCAGTGCGAAAACCTTCCTCATATCCTTGAAAAGTTTTCTCCGGCTGACGTCTACATTGCTGATGAAACAGGGCTTTATCTGAAAGGGCTCTGTGACAGAGGACATGGAGAAAATAATGAAAAGCTAGAAGGAGGGAAAGCGGCAAAGGACAGGGTAACTGTGCTCGTCTGTGCCAACATGGATGGGAGTGACAAACGCCCACTGTTCATGATCGGGAAGTTAAAACGACCCCGATGCTTTCCAGAGGATTTCAGGAAACTTCCCCTCAATTATGTCAGTTCAGCGAATGCCTGGATGACAGGTGAGATTTTCATCAATTGGCTGAAAAAGAGGGATCGCCAGCTTTGCTGGCAGAGCCGTAAGATATGCCTCTTCCTGGCTAACTGCTCCATACATCCTCAAGGAGTGGTTCTCACTAACATTCAGCTCGAATTTTTACCCCCTAACGCTACATCTTTGCTGCAACCTATGGCTCAAGGTGTCATTGAGAACATGAAGGGACATTACCGATCAAAAATCGCCAACCGGATTAATGTTGCTCTTGATGTGGACCCCAACGCAGATGTTCAGACAGTCCTGAAAACTGTAAACTTGCTAGATTGCGTTCATCTTGTTGCTGAGGCCTGGCGAGATGTAAAGCCGACAACAATTTCCAACTGTTTCCGGAAAGGCAAATTTGTTGTGCCAGAGGAAGGTGGGCGAGACGAGGATATTGCAGAGTCTGACGACCCCCTGACCGATGTTCCACTTCCAGTCAACATGGAAAAAGGGGACTTAGTAGCTGCTGTGGCCGTGGATGAGGATCTGCTCACGTTCAGAGAGCTAAGCGATGAGGAATTACTGGGAATTACTGCGCGCTGCAGCAAGGCCAGAGAAACCAGGTTGTGTTGA